Proteins found in one Haloferax litoreum genomic segment:
- a CDS encoding NAD(P)/FAD-dependent oxidoreductase, with translation MTQRIAVVGGGTGGTVVSNRLAEELAEEIDRGNVEVTLVTDDTKHVYKPVFLYVPFGLAEPEDGVRDLRELVDDRVNIVTNRVRRVDTDEKRLYCQDGDEVIEYDKLVLATGAKLDPDAVPGFKQAAHHFYSARGAEELREALADFEGGRLVLSVVGTPHMCPAAPLEFTLIVDDWLRDQGIRADTELVYTYPIDRSHGKPEVAEWADPLLAERDVRVETEFVVESIDPDDRVISAKNGEELAYDFLVGIPPHRGDEMIIESGLGDNGWVDVDQRTLQASADPDVYAIGDTASLPIPKAGSAAHFQAFTVAERLASQVRDRTPTKKYNGKTVCFVETGLDEASFVSFDYETPATMRRPSKTIHWAKHAYNESYWLTARGML, from the coding sequence ATGACACAACGAATCGCAGTCGTTGGTGGTGGTACAGGCGGCACGGTGGTCTCGAACCGCCTCGCCGAAGAACTCGCAGAGGAGATAGACCGCGGCAACGTCGAAGTTACGCTGGTGACCGACGACACGAAGCACGTCTACAAGCCGGTGTTCCTCTACGTTCCGTTCGGTCTCGCGGAACCCGAAGACGGCGTTCGTGACCTCCGCGAACTCGTCGACGACCGAGTGAACATCGTCACCAACCGGGTTCGCCGCGTCGACACCGACGAGAAGCGTCTCTACTGCCAGGACGGTGACGAGGTCATCGAGTACGACAAACTCGTCCTCGCGACCGGCGCGAAACTCGACCCCGACGCAGTCCCCGGATTCAAACAGGCCGCGCACCACTTCTACAGTGCCCGCGGTGCAGAAGAACTCCGCGAGGCACTCGCCGACTTCGAGGGTGGCCGTCTCGTGCTCAGCGTCGTCGGGACGCCCCACATGTGCCCGGCCGCACCGCTGGAGTTCACGCTCATCGTGGACGATTGGCTCCGTGACCAGGGAATTCGTGCGGACACCGAACTCGTCTACACGTACCCAATCGACCGAAGTCACGGCAAGCCCGAAGTCGCCGAATGGGCCGACCCACTCCTCGCCGAACGCGACGTTCGCGTCGAGACGGAGTTCGTCGTCGAGTCTATCGACCCCGACGACCGGGTCATCTCCGCGAAGAACGGCGAAGAACTCGCCTACGACTTCCTCGTGGGCATCCCGCCGCACCGCGGTGACGAGATGATTATCGAGTCCGGCCTCGGCGACAACGGTTGGGTCGACGTCGACCAGCGAACCTTGCAGGCGAGCGCCGACCCCGACGTGTACGCCATCGGCGACACGGCGTCGCTCCCGATTCCGAAAGCCGGCAGTGCGGCGCACTTCCAGGCGTTCACCGTCGCAGAACGACTCGCGTCGCAGGTGCGGGACCGAACGCCCACGAAGAAGTACAACGGGAAGACCGTCTGTTTCGTCGAGACCGGTCTCGACGAGGCGTCGTTCGTCTCGTTCGACTACGAGACGCCCGCGACGATGCGACGCCCGTCGAAGACCATCCACTGGGCGAAACACGCGTACAACGAATCGTACTGGCTGACTGCCAGAGGAATGCTCTGA
- the radA gene encoding DNA repair and recombination protein RadA, which translates to MAEDDLESLPGVGPATADKLVESGYDSYQSIAVASPGELSNKADIGSSTASDIINAARDAADVGGFETGSMVLERRKQIGKLSWQIDEVDELLGGGLETQSITEVYGEFGAGKSQITHQLAVNVQLPPEQGGLGGGCIFIDSEDTFRPERIDDMVRGLEDDVLEATLADREIEGSVDDEETMQELVDDVLDKIHVAKAFNSNHQILLAEKAKELAGEHEDTDWPVRLLCVDSLTAHFRAEYVGRGELAERQQKLNKHLHDLMRIGDLFNTGILVTNQVASNPDSYFGDPTQPIGGNILGHTSTFRIYLRKSKGDKRIVRLVDAPNLADGEAVMRVQDGGLKPE; encoded by the coding sequence ATGGCAGAAGACGACCTCGAAAGTCTCCCCGGTGTCGGCCCGGCGACCGCCGACAAACTCGTAGAGAGCGGCTACGACAGCTATCAGTCCATCGCAGTCGCCAGCCCCGGCGAACTCTCGAACAAGGCCGATATCGGCTCCAGCACGGCCTCGGACATCATCAACGCCGCCCGCGACGCCGCCGACGTCGGTGGCTTCGAGACGGGTTCGATGGTCCTCGAACGACGCAAGCAAATCGGCAAACTCAGCTGGCAAATCGACGAAGTCGACGAACTCCTCGGTGGCGGCCTCGAAACCCAGTCCATCACCGAAGTCTACGGTGAGTTCGGTGCCGGGAAGTCCCAGATTACGCACCAACTGGCCGTCAACGTCCAGCTCCCGCCCGAACAGGGCGGCCTTGGCGGCGGGTGTATCTTCATCGACTCCGAAGACACGTTCCGCCCGGAGCGTATCGACGACATGGTCCGTGGCCTCGAAGACGACGTGCTCGAAGCGACGCTCGCAGACCGCGAAATCGAAGGCTCCGTCGACGACGAAGAGACGATGCAGGAACTCGTCGACGACGTCCTCGACAAGATTCACGTGGCGAAGGCGTTCAACTCCAACCACCAGATTCTCCTCGCAGAGAAGGCCAAGGAACTCGCCGGCGAGCACGAAGACACCGACTGGCCGGTCCGCCTGCTCTGTGTCGACTCGCTCACCGCCCACTTCCGCGCCGAGTACGTCGGCCGTGGCGAACTCGCCGAACGCCAGCAGAAACTCAACAAGCACCTCCACGACCTGATGCGAATCGGCGACCTGTTCAACACGGGTATCCTCGTCACGAACCAGGTCGCGTCGAACCCCGACTCCTACTTCGGTGACCCGACCCAGCCTATCGGTGGTAACATCCTCGGCCACACCTCGACGTTCCGTATCTACCTCCGCAAGTCCAAGGGCGACAAGCGTATCGTCCGTCTCGTGGACGCGCCGAACCTCGCCGACGGCGAAGCCGTCATGCGCGTGCAGGACGGCGGCCTGAAGCCCGAGTAA
- the pspAB gene encoding PspA-associated protein PspAB codes for MGLFDSLRAALGISAESDATSRADPDDLFGMSTAYLTMEADLGFDSADEAALCFSSVDSTDFANTVDSVETILSAGSEETGTTFDRHTDGHGYNWVVLGDDDPEDLVTSVHFAADEFIERGYGSRLLAALFGFRKGDDRVYWIYSFRRGAYYPFAPQGTSKRNQKLEFKLESVLDGELEIEDDEGYWYPLWPSTPSGHPWE; via the coding sequence ATGGGACTCTTCGATTCGCTTCGCGCCGCCCTCGGAATCAGCGCCGAGTCGGACGCGACCAGTCGGGCCGACCCCGACGACCTCTTTGGCATGAGTACGGCCTATCTGACGATGGAAGCAGACCTCGGGTTCGACTCCGCCGACGAGGCGGCCCTCTGTTTCTCCTCCGTAGACAGCACTGACTTCGCCAACACTGTCGATTCCGTCGAGACCATTCTCAGCGCCGGCAGTGAAGAGACCGGCACGACGTTCGACCGCCACACCGACGGCCACGGGTACAACTGGGTCGTCCTCGGAGACGACGACCCCGAGGACCTCGTGACGAGCGTCCACTTCGCCGCCGACGAGTTCATCGAGCGTGGCTACGGGTCGCGCCTCCTCGCGGCGCTCTTCGGATTCCGGAAGGGCGACGACCGAGTCTACTGGATTTACTCGTTCCGCCGCGGCGCGTACTACCCATTCGCCCCGCAGGGAACCTCCAAGCGGAACCAGAAACTGGAGTTCAAACTCGAATCTGTCCTCGACGGCGAACTCGAAATCGAAGACGACGAGGGGTACTGGTACCCGCTGTGGCCTTCGACGCCGTCCGGCCACCCGTGGGAGTGA
- a CDS encoding phosphotransferase family protein translates to MDTLPPSIDEDELTSYFSTELGVEVTETRLLNDKLNVMLAVSTTDDEDAFILRRPNRLRDTSLFGELEGEYELLQRLEETSIPTQSPVHFCDDESVLGEPFFVTTHLEGETIPVGAALPERFQNPTARKRVATGFIDLLAEIHSLDIEPFEGVCERRSPLEQVARATDRLDESARVTDHDLSSLMTIASWLRENAPSESKTTLVHGDFRPSNIVFGSENHPVFAGVIDWETAQLGDPLTELGYFCLYWRDEADPTLPLSELESKYADAGGIQHVRDLDEHGFTPFSLEPGSPTRRELLARYERQTGIEFEHQRFYRAYSAFMLGVVWADLDRHDVQMGSEATRGALIDYMSIVADAIVRGEFRR, encoded by the coding sequence ATGGATACTCTCCCTCCAAGTATCGATGAAGACGAGTTGACGTCGTACTTTTCCACGGAACTCGGCGTCGAGGTGACCGAGACCCGCCTCCTCAACGACAAACTCAACGTGATGCTCGCGGTCTCGACGACGGACGACGAGGATGCCTTCATTCTCCGCCGGCCGAACAGGCTGCGAGACACCAGTCTGTTCGGTGAGTTGGAAGGCGAATACGAACTACTGCAACGTCTCGAAGAGACGTCGATACCGACACAGTCGCCCGTCCATTTCTGCGACGACGAGTCGGTACTCGGAGAACCGTTTTTTGTCACGACACACCTCGAAGGCGAAACGATTCCGGTCGGTGCCGCCCTCCCTGAGCGGTTTCAAAATCCGACTGCACGCAAGCGCGTCGCGACCGGCTTTATCGATTTACTCGCCGAGATTCACTCGCTTGATATCGAACCCTTCGAAGGGGTCTGTGAACGCCGCTCGCCGTTGGAACAAGTCGCTCGTGCGACGGACCGACTCGACGAGAGCGCGCGTGTGACGGACCACGACCTCTCGTCGCTCATGACCATCGCTTCGTGGCTTCGGGAGAACGCCCCGTCGGAGTCGAAGACGACGCTCGTTCACGGCGACTTCAGACCGAGTAACATCGTCTTCGGGAGCGAGAATCACCCAGTGTTCGCGGGCGTCATCGACTGGGAAACCGCCCAACTCGGCGACCCCTTGACCGAACTCGGCTACTTCTGTCTCTACTGGCGAGACGAAGCAGACCCGACACTCCCACTTTCTGAACTCGAATCGAAGTACGCCGATGCGGGTGGCATCCAACACGTTAGGGACCTCGACGAACACGGGTTCACACCGTTTTCGTTGGAACCCGGCAGTCCGACACGACGAGAACTACTCGCTCGCTACGAGAGACAGACGGGCATCGAGTTCGAGCATCAACGGTTCTACCGGGCGTACTCTGCGTTCATGCTCGGAGTAGTGTGGGCTGACCTCGACCGACACGATGTCCAAATGGGGTCAGAAGCGACCAGAGGCGCACTCATCGACTATATGTCGATAGTTGCGGACGCCATCGTTCGCGGCGAGTTCCGACGCTGA
- the htpX gene encoding zinc metalloprotease HtpX, with the protein MEWKPDWGLRGRMAFTMFLLFALYIVFATLLAVYFGDLLVVVGFMSIFLFVQFFFSDKIALYSMGAHVVDEDDGPQAAKLHAMIGRLSQQADLPKPKVAISDTSVPNAFATGRSQKSSAVCVTTGLLRTLDDDELEGVLAHELAHVKNRDVMVMTIASFLSSIAFLIVRWGWFFGGDDNRQNMPVIVAIVASLVVWIISYLLIRALSRYREYSADRGAAIITGRPSALASALLKISGRMENVPKRDMRDTSEMNAFFIIPIKSDFIGRLFSTHPSTDKRVERLRDMEREMETV; encoded by the coding sequence ATGGAATGGAAACCGGACTGGGGACTTCGCGGGCGCATGGCGTTCACGATGTTCCTCCTGTTCGCTCTCTACATCGTCTTCGCGACGTTGTTGGCGGTCTACTTCGGGGACCTGCTCGTCGTCGTAGGGTTCATGAGTATCTTCCTCTTCGTCCAGTTCTTCTTCAGCGACAAGATAGCGCTCTACAGCATGGGCGCGCACGTCGTCGACGAAGACGACGGGCCACAGGCCGCGAAACTCCACGCGATGATTGGCCGCCTCTCGCAGCAGGCCGACCTGCCCAAGCCGAAAGTCGCAATCTCGGATACGTCCGTTCCGAACGCCTTCGCGACGGGTCGGTCGCAGAAGAGCTCGGCCGTCTGCGTCACCACCGGACTCCTGCGCACGCTCGACGACGACGAGTTGGAAGGCGTGCTCGCACACGAACTCGCGCACGTGAAGAACCGCGACGTGATGGTGATGACCATCGCGTCGTTCCTCTCCAGCATCGCGTTCCTCATCGTCCGCTGGGGCTGGTTCTTCGGTGGCGACGACAACCGCCAGAACATGCCGGTCATCGTCGCAATCGTCGCGTCGCTGGTCGTCTGGATTATCTCGTACCTGCTCATCCGGGCGCTCTCGCGCTACCGCGAGTATTCGGCAGACCGCGGGGCCGCCATCATCACGGGTCGCCCGTCGGCGCTGGCGTCCGCCCTGCTCAAGATTTCGGGCCGGATGGAGAACGTCCCGAAGCGCGACATGCGCGACACCTCGGAGATGAACGCGTTCTTCATCATCCCCATCAAGTCCGACTTCATCGGTCGCCTGTTCAGCACCCATCCCTCGACGGACAAGCGCGTCGAGCGTCTCCGCGACATGGAACGCGAGATGGAGACAGTCTAA
- a CDS encoding NAD-dependent epimerase/dehydratase family protein, whose product METVIVTGALGRSGRWITDRLADDYDVVAVDLDHPGFEVDARENLDFRAADLTNMGEVADLVADIDPDAVVHWAAIPSPTRHAGGRVFETNVQSTYNVLVAAARADARIVWASSESAYGFAFAEEKPLPDFLPITEDHPLRPEDPYGTAKVAGEEISKMVARKYDASVCAIRPSWIQMPGEYNCRGIAEAGDLAGGAGNCWSYVDVRDVAGLVAAALETPVEGHEAVHAAAAENYLGRPTADAVEEFWGELPGECTLDGEESALATVKAELLFDWEPTHSWREAADEEVPEPTLWE is encoded by the coding sequence ATGGAGACTGTCATCGTCACCGGTGCCCTCGGACGCTCCGGTCGCTGGATTACCGACCGACTCGCCGACGACTACGACGTGGTTGCCGTCGATTTGGACCACCCCGGGTTCGAAGTCGACGCTCGCGAGAATCTCGACTTCCGCGCCGCCGACCTGACGAACATGGGCGAAGTGGCCGACCTCGTCGCCGACATCGACCCCGATGCAGTCGTCCACTGGGCGGCCATCCCATCACCGACGCGGCACGCCGGCGGGCGCGTCTTCGAGACGAACGTGCAATCGACGTACAACGTCCTCGTCGCCGCCGCGCGCGCCGATGCACGAATCGTCTGGGCCTCGTCTGAGAGCGCCTACGGGTTCGCCTTCGCCGAGGAAAAGCCACTCCCAGACTTCCTCCCGATTACGGAAGACCACCCGCTCCGGCCCGAAGACCCCTACGGGACCGCCAAAGTCGCCGGCGAGGAGATATCCAAGATGGTCGCCCGAAAGTACGACGCCTCAGTGTGCGCCATCCGTCCGTCGTGGATTCAGATGCCCGGCGAGTACAACTGCCGTGGTATCGCGGAGGCAGGAGACCTCGCTGGCGGTGCAGGGAACTGTTGGTCGTACGTGGACGTGCGCGACGTTGCGGGACTCGTCGCCGCCGCCCTCGAAACGCCTGTCGAAGGCCACGAAGCGGTCCACGCGGCGGCCGCAGAGAACTACCTCGGGCGGCCCACCGCCGACGCCGTCGAAGAGTTCTGGGGCGAACTGCCCGGCGAATGTACCCTCGACGGCGAGGAATCGGCCCTCGCGACGGTGAAAGCGGAACTGCTGTTCGACTGGGAACCCACCCACTCGTGGCGTGAGGCGGCCGACGAGGAGGTTCCGGAACCGACGCTCTGGGAGTGA
- a CDS encoding phosphoribosyltransferase — MFADRKDAGRRLADLLDERSEEADVVLAIPRGGLPVGREVADRLRVPLDVVVAAKVGAPGNPELALGAVAGDGSAWWNEDLLSYFDVTDEYLDREREREAEVAREKVSLYRGGDPLPDVEGKRVVVVDDGIATGATARACLRQVVAAGAERVVLAVPVAPPNTVRELEDECDEVVTVEAPEAFGAVGVFYRDFSQVSDEEAAEYLELEEVEE, encoded by the coding sequence ATGTTCGCCGATAGAAAAGACGCGGGTCGACGGCTGGCCGACCTGCTCGACGAACGGAGCGAAGAGGCGGACGTCGTCCTCGCCATCCCACGGGGAGGACTTCCGGTCGGCCGCGAGGTTGCCGACCGACTCAGAGTACCGCTCGACGTGGTCGTCGCGGCGAAAGTGGGCGCACCGGGGAATCCGGAGTTAGCGCTCGGGGCAGTCGCCGGCGACGGAAGCGCGTGGTGGAACGAAGACTTGCTATCGTACTTCGACGTGACCGACGAGTACCTCGACAGGGAGCGCGAACGCGAGGCTGAGGTCGCACGGGAGAAAGTCTCGTTGTACCGCGGCGGCGACCCACTTCCCGACGTGGAAGGAAAGCGCGTCGTCGTCGTCGACGACGGTATCGCCACGGGTGCGACCGCTCGCGCGTGTCTTCGGCAGGTCGTCGCCGCCGGCGCCGAACGTGTCGTGCTCGCGGTTCCCGTCGCGCCGCCGAACACCGTCAGAGAACTCGAAGACGAGTGCGACGAAGTCGTCACCGTCGAAGCGCCCGAAGCATTCGGTGCCGTCGGCGTGTTCTACCGCGACTTCTCGCAAGTGTCCGACGAGGAAGCCGCCGAATACCTCGAACTAGAAGAGGTCGAAGAGTAG
- a CDS encoding 60S ribosomal export protein NMD3, whose protein sequence is MSESRDFCPRCGDPIPERDDPLPGMPRERDDVVCDSCYFEDFDLVDAPDEVQVHVCAQCGAIERGNRWVDVGARDYTDIAIEEVSNSLGVHLNAQEVSWGVEPEQVDENNIRMHCHFSGIVRGTPVDESIVVPVSISRETCKRCGRIAGGYFASLVQVRADDRTPTKEEAEEAIEIAESYIAEREEKGDRDAFISSIKRTPNGPNIKISTNQMGSGVAKQIRERFGGTIEEHPTLVTEDGDGNEVYRVTFVARLPRYTAGDVIDPEDGDGPVLVRSNRGRLKGVRLASGEDYESAFEDGERPDAEHLGSAEDAEETTVVTVEDEYAVQVLDPVTFESKTIPRPDYFDPDAAMVPVLKSQSGLHILPDEAVEDADE, encoded by the coding sequence ATGAGCGAATCTCGCGACTTCTGTCCCCGATGTGGGGACCCCATCCCGGAGCGGGACGACCCACTTCCCGGGATGCCTCGTGAACGAGACGACGTCGTCTGCGACTCGTGTTACTTCGAGGACTTCGACCTGGTCGACGCCCCCGACGAGGTACAGGTCCACGTCTGTGCGCAGTGCGGTGCAATCGAGCGCGGTAACCGATGGGTCGACGTCGGTGCCCGCGACTACACCGACATCGCCATCGAAGAGGTATCGAACTCCCTCGGCGTCCACCTCAACGCCCAAGAGGTCAGTTGGGGCGTCGAACCCGAGCAGGTCGACGAGAACAACATCCGGATGCACTGTCACTTCTCGGGCATCGTCCGCGGCACGCCAGTCGACGAGTCGATAGTCGTCCCGGTGAGCATCTCGCGAGAGACGTGCAAGCGCTGTGGCCGCATCGCCGGTGGGTACTTCGCCAGTCTCGTGCAGGTCCGCGCCGACGACCGGACACCGACGAAAGAAGAGGCCGAAGAGGCTATCGAAATCGCCGAGTCGTACATCGCAGAACGCGAGGAGAAAGGCGACCGAGACGCGTTCATCTCGAGTATCAAGCGGACACCAAACGGCCCGAACATCAAGATTTCGACCAATCAGATGGGAAGCGGCGTCGCCAAGCAAATCCGCGAACGTTTCGGCGGGACCATCGAGGAACACCCGACGCTCGTCACCGAAGACGGCGACGGGAACGAAGTCTATCGCGTCACGTTCGTCGCGCGACTCCCCCGCTACACCGCCGGCGACGTCATCGACCCGGAAGACGGCGACGGCCCCGTCCTCGTCAGGAGCAACCGTGGCCGCCTCAAAGGGGTTCGTCTCGCCTCCGGAGAAGACTACGAATCTGCCTTCGAAGACGGTGAACGACCGGACGCCGAGCACCTCGGGTCGGCAGAAGACGCCGAAGAGACCACCGTCGTCACCGTCGAAGACGAGTACGCGGTACAGGTCCTAGACCCCGTGACGTTCGAGTCGAAGACCATCCCACGACCGGACTACTTCGACCCAGACGCGGCGATGGTGCCGGTCTTGAAGAGTCAGTCGGGACTCCACATCCTCCCAGACGAAGCAGTCGAAGACGCAGACGAGTAA
- a CDS encoding DUF7317 family protein, which yields MHSNALATAITLYRSGTLTLSQAATRSGYSEDELRVALQRHGVSVREDDAPVTATSTDHSASAD from the coding sequence ATGCACTCTAACGCACTCGCCACGGCGATCACACTGTATCGTAGTGGAACACTGACGCTCTCACAGGCGGCGACCCGGTCTGGGTACTCAGAGGACGAACTCCGCGTCGCCCTCCAGCGCCACGGCGTCTCGGTGCGCGAGGACGATGCACCCGTTACGGCAACGTCTACCGACCACTCGGCGAGTGCAGACTGA
- a CDS encoding helicase C-terminal domain-containing protein, protein MDPSRIVDSFPAPSFRGNQEQALRDIRAAFEDGKDVVLVRAPTGSGKSLLARSIAGTAQTVEESSPAEATDAYYTTPQVSQLDDVAEDDLLSDLKIIRGKSNYNCIIRGEEDTPVDRAPCARTRGFDCTVRHRCPYFSDRAIASNRQIAAMTLAYFMQTAGSDVFRKRDVVVIDEAHGLAEWAEMYATIDLKPRTVPVWDDIGVPDLSEAGDPVERAARFAETLVGVCKRAKDELLTKAELTPEEAARRDRLQELRSELKWFVEDYRDPQSPTTWVVDQHDGEGSPIAIKPLDPAKYLQHTVWDRGNKFALLSATILNKDAFCRSVGLNPANVALVDVGHTFPVENRPLYDVTQGKMTYEHRDETLPKIARLVVRLMAKHPDEKGLIHCHSYAIQAELRRRLAEMGLGNRIHGHDRDNRNAELETWKATDDPEVFLSVKMEEALDLKGDLCRWQVLCKAPYLNTNDSRVARRLEDGQWSWYRRAALRTVIQACGRVVRAPDDYGDTYIADSSLLQLFEKTRHDMPDWFAEQVDRMTKPDLPEFDPVAAGGRGSNARGDHSSLGSANLGGQSSQRSQSRSGGRSGGSGSNSTRTGGGQSTRRNRSESGGSDDESRDSHPLSDVWGE, encoded by the coding sequence GTGGACCCGTCACGCATCGTCGACTCGTTCCCAGCCCCCAGTTTCCGCGGCAATCAGGAGCAAGCCCTGCGTGACATTCGCGCCGCCTTCGAAGACGGCAAGGACGTGGTGCTGGTTCGCGCTCCGACCGGGAGCGGAAAGTCCCTCCTCGCACGCTCCATCGCGGGCACGGCCCAGACCGTCGAAGAGTCGTCACCCGCGGAGGCGACGGACGCGTACTACACCACGCCACAGGTGTCGCAACTCGACGACGTCGCCGAAGACGACTTGCTCTCGGACCTCAAGATTATCCGCGGGAAGTCGAACTACAACTGTATCATCCGGGGTGAAGAGGACACGCCGGTGGACCGTGCGCCGTGTGCCCGAACGCGCGGATTCGACTGCACCGTCCGACACCGCTGTCCGTACTTCTCCGACCGCGCCATCGCGTCGAACCGCCAGATTGCGGCGATGACGCTCGCGTACTTCATGCAGACCGCCGGGTCTGACGTGTTCCGCAAACGCGACGTGGTCGTCATCGACGAGGCGCACGGACTGGCCGAGTGGGCCGAGATGTACGCGACTATCGACCTCAAACCTCGGACAGTGCCGGTGTGGGACGACATCGGCGTGCCGGACCTCTCCGAGGCGGGTGACCCGGTGGAACGCGCCGCGCGCTTCGCCGAGACGCTCGTCGGCGTCTGCAAGCGTGCGAAAGACGAGTTACTGACGAAGGCCGAGTTGACTCCAGAGGAGGCCGCCCGCCGCGACCGGTTACAGGAACTCCGCTCGGAACTCAAGTGGTTCGTCGAAGACTACCGCGACCCCCAGAGTCCGACGACGTGGGTCGTCGACCAGCACGACGGTGAGGGGTCACCCATCGCTATCAAACCGCTCGACCCGGCGAAGTACCTCCAGCACACCGTCTGGGACCGCGGAAACAAGTTCGCCCTCCTGTCGGCGACGATTCTGAACAAAGACGCGTTCTGTCGGTCGGTCGGATTGAACCCCGCGAACGTCGCACTCGTGGACGTTGGACACACCTTCCCGGTCGAAAACCGCCCGCTGTACGACGTGACGCAGGGGAAGATGACGTACGAGCACCGCGACGAGACACTCCCCAAAATCGCCCGACTCGTCGTCCGTCTGATGGCGAAACATCCCGACGAGAAGGGCCTGATTCACTGCCACTCCTACGCGATTCAGGCGGAACTACGCCGCCGTCTCGCCGAGATGGGCCTCGGAAACCGTATCCACGGCCACGACAGGGACAACCGTAACGCCGAGTTGGAGACGTGGAAAGCAACCGACGACCCGGAGGTGTTCCTCTCGGTCAAGATGGAAGAGGCACTCGACCTGAAGGGCGACCTGTGTCGATGGCAGGTGCTGTGTAAGGCACCGTACCTCAACACGAACGACTCGCGCGTCGCCCGCCGCCTCGAAGACGGGCAGTGGTCGTGGTACCGCCGCGCGGCCCTTCGGACCGTGATTCAGGCGTGTGGCCGGGTCGTCCGCGCCCCCGACGACTACGGCGACACCTACATCGCCGACAGCAGTCTCCTCCAGTTGTTCGAGAAGACGCGCCACGACATGCCCGACTGGTTCGCAGAACAGGTCGACCGGATGACGAAACCGGACCTCCCCGAGTTCGACCCCGTCGCCGCCGGCGGGCGCGGAAGCAACGCCCGCGGCGACCATTCGAGTCTCGGCAGTGCGAACCTCGGCGGGCAGTCATCGCAGCGTTCGCAGTCCCGGTCCGGTGGTCGGAGCGGAGGGTCGGGGTCGAACAGCACTCGGACGGGTGGAGGACAGTCGACTCGGCGCAATCGCTCTGAGTCGGGTGGTTCCGACGACGAGAGTCGAGATAGTCACCCGCTCTCTGACGTGTGGGGCGAGTGA
- a CDS encoding DUF7561 family protein, translated as MTSEPCDACGKGVRIAGGIGDLWNFPTSSSGGMTLELVDGSEHFLCFECMEQLPGDREPTAEDVAAL; from the coding sequence ATGACCTCTGAACCGTGCGACGCCTGTGGGAAGGGCGTCCGTATCGCCGGCGGCATCGGCGACCTGTGGAACTTCCCAACCTCCTCGTCGGGCGGGATGACGCTCGAACTCGTCGATGGGTCGGAACACTTCCTCTGTTTCGAGTGCATGGAGCAGTTGCCCGGTGACCGCGAACCGACCGCAGAAGACGTTGCCGCGCTCTAA
- a CDS encoding YkgJ family cysteine cluster protein, giving the protein MRVDCEGCAGCCVDWRPVSPLPLDHERRGPRAPLDDTYNLVPLTRDEIRNFVDAGLGDVLTPRLWEVPSGEGVEIDGTEVATIGGNPAFFVGMRKPPKPVAPFDLDRTWLRACTFLDPETLQCRIHDTDLYPAECSEYPGHNLTLDQETECERVEESYGGERLLDETPPDDQHGLLLGPHALGAKVFVHPDPARLDGVIDRLQRRSLTPEDRAEFVGVAVGSHPGSVEVDQTRARDARERTLKSASWGGELVDEWEAVAATLGSAAADAPHPDDVEVARGAPETPGWDTIRAETGPED; this is encoded by the coding sequence ATGCGTGTCGACTGCGAAGGGTGTGCAGGATGTTGCGTCGACTGGCGACCAGTCTCGCCGCTCCCACTCGACCACGAGCGACGGGGACCACGTGCCCCACTCGACGACACGTACAACCTCGTCCCACTGACTCGCGACGAGATTCGGAACTTCGTCGACGCCGGCCTCGGCGACGTGCTCACGCCCCGTCTGTGGGAAGTCCCGTCCGGTGAGGGCGTCGAAATCGACGGGACCGAAGTGGCGACGATTGGCGGCAACCCGGCGTTCTTCGTCGGCATGCGCAAGCCGCCGAAACCCGTCGCCCCGTTCGACCTCGACAGGACGTGGCTCCGTGCCTGCACCTTCCTCGACCCCGAGACCCTCCAGTGTCGCATCCACGACACCGACCTCTACCCTGCCGAGTGTTCGGAGTACCCCGGACACAACCTCACGCTCGACCAAGAGACGGAGTGCGAACGAGTCGAGGAGTCCTACGGTGGCGAGCGTCTGCTCGACGAGACGCCGCCAGACGACCAGCACGGGTTGCTCCTCGGTCCACACGCACTCGGCGCGAAGGTGTTCGTCCACCCTGACCCGGCACGACTCGACGGCGTGATAGACCGACTCCAGCGTCGGTCGTTGACCCCGGAAGACAGGGCCGAGTTCGTCGGCGTCGCAGTCGGGTCGCATCCGGGGTCGGTAGAAGTAGACCAGACGCGCGCCCGAGACGCGCGTGAGCGCACGCTGAAGTCGGCGTCGTGGGGCGGCGAACTCGTCGACGAGTGGGAGGCAGTCGCCGCCACACTGGGGTCGGCGGCCGCAGATGCCCCACACCCTGACGACGTCGAAGTTGCTCGCGGTGCACCCGAGACACCGGGATGGGATACCATCCGGGCAGAGACAGGGCCCGAGGACTGA